One genomic region from Nocardioides plantarum encodes:
- a CDS encoding glycerophosphodiester phosphodiesterase yields the protein MTSRTPRTTLRTTLRTTLGAALPLALSLALAVPVLRAPAAQALVDDRPAKAPTARVQQLDVPLVFGHRGASGYRPEHTLASYELAIRLGADYVEPDLVSTKDGVLVARHENEISGTTDVADHPEFASRRTTKTIDGVQVTGWFTEDFTLRELKTLRAKERLPQVRPGNTRYDGRFEIPTFAEVLALVKKWEKRLHHKIGVSPETKHPTYFDSIGLSLEEKVVRQLRKAGKDNARSKVVIQSFEVSNLKDLHTMTDVPLVQLTGAIGGPFDLAAQGTTYAQMTSAAGLKQVARYADWVGPEKSQVMPRDAAGATTVPSTLVRDAHRAGVRVVVYTVRDENQFLPANFRRGTDPNAKGDVFGEVQQLLDAGLDGVFCDYADSCVDARDDWVG from the coding sequence ATGACCTCTCGGACCCCCCGTACGACCCTGCGCACGACCCTGCGCACGACCCTGGGTGCGGCGCTGCCGCTCGCCCTGTCGCTCGCCCTCGCCGTTCCCGTCCTGCGCGCGCCGGCCGCCCAGGCGCTCGTGGACGACCGACCCGCCAAGGCGCCCACCGCCCGCGTCCAGCAGCTCGACGTGCCGCTCGTCTTCGGCCACCGGGGTGCCTCGGGCTACCGCCCCGAGCACACGCTCGCCTCCTACGAGCTGGCGATCCGTCTGGGAGCCGACTACGTCGAGCCCGACCTCGTCTCCACCAAGGACGGCGTCCTCGTCGCCCGTCACGAGAACGAGATCAGCGGCACCACCGACGTCGCCGACCACCCCGAGTTCGCCTCACGCCGTACGACCAAGACGATCGACGGCGTCCAGGTGACCGGCTGGTTCACCGAGGACTTCACCCTGCGCGAGCTCAAGACCCTGCGTGCCAAGGAGCGCCTGCCGCAGGTGCGTCCCGGCAACACCCGCTACGACGGTCGCTTCGAGATCCCCACGTTCGCCGAGGTCCTGGCCCTGGTGAAGAAGTGGGAGAAGAGGCTGCACCACAAGATCGGCGTCTCGCCCGAGACCAAGCACCCGACCTACTTCGACTCCATCGGGCTCTCGCTGGAGGAGAAGGTCGTCAGGCAGCTCAGGAAGGCCGGCAAGGACAACGCCCGGAGCAAGGTCGTCATCCAGTCCTTCGAGGTCTCCAACCTCAAGGACCTGCACACCATGACCGACGTCCCGCTGGTGCAGCTCACCGGTGCCATCGGCGGGCCGTTCGACCTGGCCGCGCAGGGCACGACGTACGCCCAGATGACCTCGGCCGCCGGGCTGAAGCAGGTCGCCCGGTACGCCGACTGGGTCGGCCCGGAGAAGTCCCAGGTGATGCCACGCGACGCCGCGGGCGCGACCACGGTCCCGAGCACGCTGGTGCGCGACGCCCACCGGGCCGGCGTGCGCGTCGTGGTCTACACGGTGCGCGACGAGAACCAGTTCCTGCCCGCTAACTTCCGCCGCGGCACCGACCCGAACGCCAAGGGCGACGTGTTCGGCGAGGTTCAGCAGCTGCTGGACGCCGGCCTCGACGGGGTCTTCTGCGACTACGCCGACTCCTGCGTCGACGCGCGCGACGACTGGGTCGGCTGA
- a CDS encoding metallophosphoesterase family protein: MPLELPKLPLSRRAVVGAGAVTATAVAWGPALAANASTASTGRVLSAARAGSLALLTDPYLQAPTADGVSVVWMTEYAGAAHVVLVGAGVEGLSDAQLQAAASGTAPAGVKVFRAASARLSRVVEDAASFVVDKPTTLVPREVHRHEAVATGLSGRTPYRIVSTSGSEFAASGSFELAPALKKGQAATILLTSDHQAMVNTPANLALAKQTLGDIDAVFLAGDLVNVPDRASEWFDDTRGSGFFPSLQGRGGRVSTGGRSYAGGAILQSAVLYPAIGNHEVQGRVDGVTALDLNNCVPRDIAERHYDKVAATVNPTGDPAVKAQWIEDNSWSTTTYEEMFSLPEDSPGGKKYYATTVGDVRLVSLFSTRIWRGTTANPLPADRAVRSRYQETAASLTDPMAQCYGEFVFESLTAGSEQYEWLKKELASREFQNAPITVIVLHEGPQGLGDNIMPVFADPDRIETRDAAGVLTSVRYEYHPSDNMLLHDLQPLLEEAGADLVLNGHSHLWNRFRSASGTHFLETSNTGNTYGAFDSLSNRTRPLPPAPWDEDNYLSLGNPGGLEPILPSVEPFTNPDGVPLPFVQSNDLCVFSALDTGTRTVTTWVYDVKQPDTAPWVIDEFSVGRGATQITAETSTTSTGGVRVAGTVRSTSAASGTLTISLGAEELARVTVTGGVFSTTLPAGLLDAGTHTLALAFARTRTHLAASMSLKVTVRGPAAPPPPRAVVRAAVLSIARTRVKVRIDVDVWRSEARGRVEVRGRGGVVVKNAWLRDGRATVWISRRRLVKGQNTLSVVFPGNATAGRATGTVTFRLPS; this comes from the coding sequence GTGCCCCTCGAACTCCCGAAGCTCCCCCTCTCGCGCCGCGCCGTCGTCGGTGCCGGCGCCGTCACCGCGACGGCGGTGGCCTGGGGCCCCGCACTCGCCGCCAATGCCTCCACCGCCAGCACGGGTCGGGTCCTGTCGGCCGCTCGGGCCGGGTCGCTGGCCCTGCTCACCGACCCCTACCTCCAGGCCCCGACGGCCGACGGGGTGTCGGTCGTGTGGATGACCGAGTACGCCGGCGCCGCGCACGTCGTCCTCGTCGGCGCGGGTGTCGAGGGCCTGAGCGACGCCCAGCTGCAGGCGGCCGCGAGCGGCACCGCCCCGGCGGGCGTCAAGGTGTTCCGGGCCGCCTCCGCGCGCCTGTCGCGGGTGGTCGAGGACGCTGCGTCCTTCGTGGTCGACAAGCCCACCACCCTGGTGCCGCGCGAGGTGCACCGTCACGAGGCCGTGGCCACGGGGCTGAGCGGCCGGACGCCGTACCGCATCGTCAGCACGTCGGGCAGCGAGTTCGCCGCGTCGGGCTCCTTCGAGCTGGCCCCCGCCCTGAAGAAGGGTCAGGCCGCGACCATCCTGCTGACCAGCGACCACCAGGCGATGGTCAACACCCCCGCCAACCTCGCGCTGGCCAAGCAGACCCTCGGTGACATCGATGCGGTGTTCCTGGCCGGCGACCTGGTCAACGTGCCCGACCGGGCCTCGGAGTGGTTCGACGACACCCGCGGCAGCGGCTTCTTCCCGTCCTTGCAGGGCCGCGGGGGCCGCGTCTCCACCGGCGGTCGGTCCTACGCCGGCGGCGCGATCCTGCAGTCGGCGGTGCTCTACCCGGCGATCGGCAACCACGAGGTCCAGGGCCGGGTGGACGGGGTGACCGCGCTCGACCTCAACAACTGCGTGCCCCGCGACATCGCCGAGCGGCACTACGACAAGGTCGCGGCCACGGTGAACCCCACCGGCGACCCCGCGGTCAAGGCGCAGTGGATCGAGGACAACTCCTGGAGCACCACGACGTACGAGGAGATGTTCAGCCTCCCGGAGGACTCGCCCGGGGGGAAGAAGTACTACGCGACCACCGTCGGCGACGTCCGGCTCGTCAGCCTGTTCTCCACCCGGATCTGGCGCGGCACGACCGCCAACCCGCTGCCGGCCGACCGCGCCGTGCGCAGCCGCTACCAGGAGACCGCCGCGTCGCTCACCGACCCGATGGCCCAGTGCTACGGGGAGTTCGTCTTCGAGTCGTTGACGGCCGGGAGCGAGCAGTACGAGTGGCTGAAGAAGGAGCTGGCGAGCAGGGAGTTCCAGAACGCGCCGATCACCGTCATCGTCCTGCACGAGGGACCCCAGGGCCTCGGCGACAACATCATGCCGGTCTTCGCCGACCCCGACCGGATCGAGACGCGCGACGCCGCGGGCGTCCTGACCTCGGTGCGCTACGAGTACCACCCCAGCGACAACATGCTGCTGCACGACCTGCAGCCGCTGCTGGAGGAGGCCGGCGCCGACCTGGTCCTCAACGGTCACAGCCACCTCTGGAACCGGTTCCGCTCGGCGAGCGGCACCCACTTCCTGGAGACCTCCAACACCGGCAACACCTACGGTGCCTTCGACAGCCTGTCCAACCGGACCCGGCCCCTGCCGCCGGCCCCGTGGGACGAGGACAACTACCTGTCCCTGGGCAACCCTGGCGGCCTCGAGCCGATCCTGCCGTCGGTCGAGCCGTTCACCAACCCCGACGGGGTCCCGCTCCCGTTCGTGCAGAGCAACGACCTGTGCGTCTTCAGCGCCCTGGACACCGGCACCCGGACGGTCACCACCTGGGTGTACGACGTCAAGCAGCCCGACACGGCGCCCTGGGTGATCGACGAGTTCAGCGTTGGCCGCGGCGCCACCCAGATCACCGCCGAGACGAGCACCACCTCCACCGGCGGCGTACGGGTGGCCGGCACCGTCCGCTCCACCTCGGCCGCCAGCGGGACCCTGACCATCTCCCTGGGGGCCGAGGAGCTCGCCCGGGTCACCGTCACCGGCGGCGTCTTCTCCACCACGCTGCCGGCCGGGCTGCTCGACGCCGGGACCCACACCCTGGCCCTGGCCTTCGCCCGCACCCGCACCCACCTGGCGGCCTCGATGTCGCTGAAGGTCACCGTGCGCGGTCCGGCCGCCCCGCCCCCGCCCCGCGCCGTCGTGCGCGCCGCGGTCCTCAGCATCGCCCGGACCCGGGTCAAGGTGCGGATCGACGTCGACGTGTGGCGCAGCGAGGCCCGGGGCCGCGTCGAGGTCCGCGGACGCGGCGGCGTCGTGGTCAAGAACGCCTGGCTCCGCGACGGCAGGGCCACCGTCTGGATCTCCCGCCGACGACTGGTCAAGGGCCAGAACACCCTGAGCGTCGTCTTCCCCGGCAACGCCACGGCCGGTCGCGCGACCGGCACCGTCACCTTCCGCCTGCCGAGCTGA
- a CDS encoding DUF3048 domain-containing protein — protein MLVLRAPDRGAVGAAATLAAGLVAVLALAGCGGSPSKPATTAEPDDEATVAGAPRDEVSGDPDTWPLTGLPVTRGASVRKHPVLVAKVDNTSQSAPQLGLSAADLVVEEMVEGGVTRLAAFYYSTIPDDVGPLRSMRASDIGIVTPVGATMVTSGAATVTIARLRDADVPFYEEGAAGFARDRSRPAPYNLFADLDTVADEARSTPARPPDYLPFSGSDTLRGGQAATSVQARFSTSHTTTWSYADGGYRNDDGLAADGDEFPADTVLVLRVEVGDAGYRDPAGNPVPETTLVGDGEALLFHGGRVVRGTWTKKALDAPLRLRTKAGALGVPRGHTWIELVPAVGGDVTFD, from the coding sequence GTGCTCGTCCTCCGCGCCCCCGATCGCGGCGCCGTCGGTGCCGCGGCGACGCTCGCCGCCGGCCTGGTCGCCGTGCTCGCCCTGGCCGGCTGCGGCGGCAGTCCGAGCAAGCCCGCCACCACGGCCGAGCCCGACGACGAGGCCACGGTGGCCGGCGCGCCGCGCGACGAGGTCAGCGGCGACCCCGACACGTGGCCGCTGACGGGCCTGCCCGTCACGCGGGGTGCCTCGGTCCGCAAGCACCCGGTCCTGGTCGCCAAGGTCGACAACACCAGCCAGAGCGCTCCGCAGCTGGGCCTGAGTGCGGCCGACCTCGTGGTCGAGGAGATGGTCGAGGGCGGCGTCACCCGGCTCGCGGCCTTCTACTACTCGACCATCCCCGACGACGTCGGCCCGCTGCGCTCGATGCGCGCCTCCGACATCGGCATCGTGACCCCGGTCGGCGCCACCATGGTCACCAGCGGCGCGGCGACGGTGACGATCGCCCGGCTCCGCGACGCCGACGTCCCCTTCTACGAGGAGGGCGCCGCCGGCTTCGCCCGCGACCGGTCGCGCCCCGCGCCCTACAACCTGTTCGCCGACCTCGACACCGTCGCCGACGAGGCGAGGAGCACTCCCGCCCGCCCGCCCGACTACCTGCCGTTCTCCGGCTCCGACACGCTGCGCGGCGGGCAGGCGGCGACGTCGGTCCAGGCGCGCTTCTCGACCAGCCACACCACCACCTGGTCGTACGCCGACGGCGGCTACCGCAACGACGACGGACTGGCCGCGGACGGCGACGAGTTCCCGGCCGACACCGTCCTGGTGCTGCGGGTCGAGGTCGGCGACGCCGGCTACCGCGACCCCGCGGGCAACCCCGTGCCCGAGACCACGCTGGTCGGCGACGGCGAGGCGCTGCTGTTCCACGGCGGCCGCGTGGTGCGCGGCACCTGGACCAAGAAGGCCCTGGACGCCCCGCTCCGGCTGCGCACGAAGGCCGGCGCGCTCGGCGTGCCCCGCGGGCACACGTGGA
- a CDS encoding M15 family metallopeptidase has protein sequence MLVRLGTLIVLLLTLATVPARAADPTVLTLATTQGYAGAQAPLYVVLTASDGTPLAGASVVVERRQDGAWVPVTTVVTDADGKVRATAARAKSRWDNTFRATYAGDATHDAASASAKAPLIRRMGVVKVGGDRSVVDERSVRINVSSYSSTSVPVVGLVYVDRSVSHGAWQRYRTLRTDSRGRATFVTRPRADSRWRATTWSQDWVAGDKSPVHAIDNRPPGVPVTLPSAAPKPTVKVPAQPRATTPGADPVVTGIPDSVWTSMVGRSWRSGCPVGRSGLRLLRINYWGYDGYRYRGELVAATSAIDNMSRALKGMYDGGYPLRSLIRVDYFGYSSRLKGGDDYRSMAAGNTSAFNCRGVVGNPGVRSPHATGRALDINTWENPYRSAQGTVPNTWWPSRSDKRVAWRTRSHPVVQIVLKAGFSWTYGTSDSQHFDATSGGSGRRLVVDAPMCGGYPCD, from the coding sequence ATGCTCGTCCGTCTCGGGACCCTGATCGTCCTGCTCCTGACCCTGGCCACCGTGCCCGCACGCGCCGCCGACCCCACCGTGCTCACCCTGGCCACCACGCAGGGGTACGCCGGCGCCCAGGCGCCGCTCTACGTGGTCCTGACCGCCTCCGACGGCACCCCGCTCGCGGGCGCGAGCGTGGTCGTCGAGCGCCGGCAGGACGGCGCCTGGGTGCCGGTGACCACGGTCGTCACCGACGCCGACGGCAAGGTCCGCGCCACGGCCGCGCGCGCCAAGAGCCGCTGGGACAACACCTTCCGGGCGACGTACGCCGGTGACGCGACGCACGACGCGGCCTCCGCCTCGGCCAAGGCCCCGCTCATCCGGCGGATGGGCGTCGTCAAGGTCGGCGGCGACCGCTCCGTGGTCGACGAGCGCAGCGTGCGCATCAACGTCAGCTCCTACAGCAGCACCAGTGTCCCCGTCGTGGGGCTCGTCTACGTCGACAGGTCGGTGTCCCACGGTGCGTGGCAGCGCTACCGCACGCTGCGCACCGACTCCCGGGGTCGCGCCACCTTCGTCACCCGGCCGCGCGCCGACTCGCGCTGGCGTGCGACCACCTGGTCCCAGGACTGGGTCGCCGGTGACAAGAGCCCCGTCCACGCGATCGACAACCGGCCCCCGGGCGTCCCGGTGACGCTGCCCAGCGCTGCTCCCAAGCCGACCGTCAAGGTGCCGGCCCAGCCACGGGCCACGACGCCCGGCGCCGACCCGGTCGTGACCGGCATCCCCGACTCGGTGTGGACGTCGATGGTCGGGCGCTCGTGGCGCTCCGGCTGCCCCGTGGGCCGCAGCGGCTTGCGTCTGCTCCGCATCAACTACTGGGGCTACGACGGCTACCGGTACCGCGGCGAGCTGGTCGCCGCGACCAGTGCGATCGACAACATGTCCCGCGCGCTCAAGGGCATGTACGACGGCGGCTACCCGCTGCGCTCCCTCATCCGGGTCGACTACTTCGGCTACTCCTCGCGGCTCAAGGGCGGCGACGACTACCGCTCGATGGCGGCCGGCAACACCTCGGCGTTCAACTGCCGTGGCGTCGTCGGCAACCCCGGTGTGCGCTCGCCCCACGCGACCGGACGGGCGCTCGACATCAACACCTGGGAGAACCCCTACCGCTCCGCCCAGGGCACCGTCCCCAACACGTGGTGGCCCTCGCGCTCCGACAAGCGCGTCGCCTGGCGCACGCGCTCGCACCCCGTCGTCCAGATCGTGCTGAAGGCCGGCTTCAGCTGGACCTACGGCACCAGCGACAGCCAGCACTTCGACGCCACCAGCGGTGGCAGCGGGCGCCGGCTCGTCGTGGACGCGCCGATGTGCGGCGGCTACCCCTGCGACTGA
- a CDS encoding HIT family protein translates to MAKPCVFCSILAGEAGAHVVLDEPGFLAFLDTRPVFKGHVLLVPREHVETLPDLPAEHRDGFLEAAQRLATAVKDGLGAQGSFVAMNNTVSQSVPHLHLHVVPRTKGDGLRGFFWPRTTYADDAEAASYAARLGAVLGRPGV, encoded by the coding sequence GTGGCCAAGCCCTGCGTCTTCTGCTCGATCCTCGCGGGGGAGGCCGGAGCCCACGTCGTCCTCGACGAGCCGGGGTTCCTGGCCTTCCTCGACACCCGCCCGGTGTTCAAGGGCCACGTGCTGCTCGTGCCGCGTGAGCACGTCGAGACCCTGCCCGACCTGCCCGCCGAGCACCGCGACGGGTTCCTCGAGGCGGCGCAGCGCCTCGCCACGGCGGTCAAGGACGGGCTCGGTGCCCAGGGCAGCTTCGTGGCGATGAACAACACCGTCAGCCAGTCGGTGCCGCACCTGCACCTGCACGTCGTCCCGCGCACCAAGGGCGACGGGCTGCGCGGGTTCTTCTGGCCCCGCACGACGTACGCCGACGACGCCGAGGCCGCGTCGTACGCCGCGCGGCTCGGGGCGGTGCTGGGGCGGCCCGGGGTCTGA
- a CDS encoding ATP-binding protein: protein MKRASGALGRRHLTTADGEPVEQTTLARSTTVVALLIALLRLGTLVQMVPSLLVAVDVSARPVLCAASWGLAILAACVTAGSCLLRRRPPGVTWATLDVLIAVTVVLIGILTVPEHLRSGSWVGFQPGYALSVACSLLVVAGPAVWAGGVALLVAAQAAYLQPLLASGPVDVASAVGHLLTLVVLSAVTRVGARGLQEVARTADDHKALAVAAGREAEARRGRIAVHNATAVMSLLVDLDRPSGAKESEARAQLLHQASDELVRMRSYLRRTDHDPCSPAPDRAGTTTLTGVVDEVALDVDDLDVVVQTDLARSVRFDAGTGADLAAALRSLLLNVRQHAHASRVVLHAEELDPTGTWTLSVHDDGVGFDPAGVVWGAGLTDLVVGQLERHRIDVVVDSLPGVGTTVTLTGTSVPAGVRSGAGRG from the coding sequence ATGAAACGTGCCAGTGGAGCCCTCGGTCGACGCCACCTCACCACCGCGGACGGGGAGCCGGTCGAGCAGACCACGCTGGCGCGCAGCACCACCGTCGTGGCGCTGCTGATCGCCCTGCTGCGGCTGGGCACCCTCGTGCAGATGGTCCCCTCGCTGCTCGTGGCCGTCGACGTGTCGGCCCGTCCGGTCCTCTGCGCAGCCTCGTGGGGGTTGGCCATCCTCGCGGCGTGCGTCACCGCCGGCTCCTGCCTGCTGCGGCGTCGACCGCCCGGGGTGACCTGGGCGACCCTCGACGTGCTGATCGCCGTGACCGTGGTGCTGATCGGCATCCTCACCGTCCCCGAGCACCTCCGGTCCGGCAGCTGGGTGGGCTTCCAGCCCGGGTACGCCCTGTCCGTCGCGTGCTCCCTGCTCGTCGTGGCGGGTCCAGCCGTCTGGGCGGGTGGCGTCGCGCTCCTGGTGGCGGCCCAGGCGGCCTACCTCCAGCCCCTGCTCGCGTCGGGGCCCGTGGACGTCGCGTCCGCGGTGGGCCACCTGCTGACGTTGGTGGTCCTGTCCGCGGTCACCCGGGTCGGCGCCCGCGGGCTGCAGGAGGTCGCGCGCACGGCCGACGACCACAAGGCACTCGCCGTCGCGGCTGGGCGCGAGGCCGAGGCACGTCGCGGACGCATCGCCGTCCACAACGCGACCGCCGTGATGAGCCTGCTGGTCGATCTCGACCGACCCTCGGGCGCGAAGGAGAGCGAGGCGCGCGCCCAGCTGCTCCACCAGGCCTCCGACGAGCTGGTCCGGATGCGGAGCTACCTGCGTCGTACCGACCACGACCCGTGCTCCCCCGCGCCCGACCGGGCGGGGACGACCACCCTGACCGGGGTCGTGGACGAGGTCGCGCTCGACGTCGACGACCTCGACGTGGTGGTCCAGACCGACCTGGCCCGCTCGGTGCGGTTCGACGCGGGCACCGGCGCCGACCTCGCGGCGGCGCTGCGCAGCCTGCTCCTCAACGTCCGCCAGCACGCGCACGCGAGCCGGGTCGTGCTGCACGCCGAGGAGCTCGATCCGACCGGGACCTGGACGCTGAGCGTGCACGACGACGGCGTGGGCTTCGACCCCGCCGGGGTCGTCTGGGGCGCCGGCCTCACCGATCTCGTCGTCGGCCAGCTCGAGCGTCACCGCATCGACGTGGTCGTGGACAGCCTGCCCGGGGTGGGGACGACCGTGACCCTCACCGGCACCTCGGTCCCGGCCGGCGTCCGGAGCGGGGCGGGTCGTGGCTGA
- a CDS encoding SDR family NAD(P)-dependent oxidoreductase, producing the protein MGRYDGRVAVITGSAQGIGFGIATRLAEEGASIAVVDLDETAAAAAAARLPLVDGAKAIGVGADVSDGAAVEAAIGRVVSELGGIHVLVNNAGITRDNLLFKMSESDWDLVMNVHLKGAFLMTKAAQKHFVEQKYGKILNLSSVSSLGNRGQANYSAAKMGVQGFTRTLGIELGPFGINANAIAPGFIATEMTDATAARLKMDVEEFRKLNAEANPVRRVGFPEDIAAAAAFLCSDEASYITGQTLYVDGGAKLG; encoded by the coding sequence ATGGGTCGCTACGACGGGCGAGTCGCCGTCATCACCGGATCGGCGCAGGGCATCGGCTTCGGCATCGCCACCCGCCTGGCCGAGGAGGGCGCCTCGATCGCCGTCGTCGACCTCGACGAGACCGCGGCTGCCGCGGCAGCCGCCAGGCTGCCGCTCGTCGATGGCGCGAAGGCCATCGGCGTCGGCGCCGACGTGAGTGACGGCGCGGCCGTCGAGGCCGCGATCGGCCGGGTCGTCAGCGAGCTGGGCGGCATCCACGTGCTGGTCAACAACGCCGGCATCACCCGCGACAACCTGCTGTTCAAGATGAGCGAGAGCGACTGGGACCTCGTCATGAACGTCCACCTCAAGGGTGCTTTCCTGATGACCAAGGCCGCCCAGAAGCACTTCGTCGAGCAGAAGTACGGCAAGATCCTCAACCTCTCCAGCGTCTCCTCGCTCGGCAACCGCGGCCAGGCCAACTACTCCGCGGCCAAGATGGGCGTGCAGGGCTTCACCCGCACCCTCGGCATCGAGCTTGGCCCGTTCGGCATCAACGCCAACGCCATCGCGCCCGGCTTCATCGCCACCGAGATGACCGACGCCACCGCCGCGCGGCTCAAGATGGACGTCGAGGAGTTCCGCAAGCTCAACGCCGAGGCCAACCCGGTCCGCCGCGTGGGCTTCCCCGAGGACATCGCCGCCGCTGCCGCGTTCCTGTGCAGCGACGAGGCGTCTTACATCACCGGTCAGACGCTGTACGTCGACGGCGGCGCCAAGCTCGGTTAG
- a CDS encoding ABC transporter permease, with translation MHPWATTAPTPDGRLAVVLVVLVAIAVVTSYVGRLGVGRDHVTAAVRAVVQLAVVSVVIAALLASVWGAIGFAVVMYVVATATAVRRLGVPAGQAGWVALALAAGAAPVLALALGSGVVPFNGAGIVPVAGIVIGGVMTAASLTGRRAADELVAGRGTYEAGLAVGLTSTEAAYLVLEPTAREALTPGLDQTRTVGLVTLPGAFIGVLLGGGTPLEAGSAQVLVLIGLLAGQALTCAVLLRLVASGRVVRRDLATMFPR, from the coding sequence GTGCACCCCTGGGCGACGACGGCGCCGACCCCCGACGGGCGCCTGGCCGTCGTGCTGGTCGTGCTCGTCGCGATCGCCGTCGTGACGTCGTACGTCGGTCGGCTCGGCGTGGGGCGCGACCACGTCACCGCGGCCGTCCGGGCGGTGGTGCAGCTGGCCGTGGTCTCGGTCGTGATCGCCGCGCTGCTCGCGTCCGTGTGGGGTGCGATCGGCTTCGCCGTCGTGATGTACGTCGTCGCGACGGCGACCGCCGTACGGCGTCTCGGCGTGCCGGCGGGCCAGGCGGGCTGGGTGGCCCTCGCGCTCGCCGCGGGAGCCGCACCGGTGCTCGCGCTGGCCCTCGGGTCCGGGGTCGTGCCCTTCAACGGCGCCGGGATCGTGCCGGTCGCCGGCATCGTCATCGGGGGCGTGATGACGGCGGCCTCCCTGACCGGGCGGCGCGCCGCCGACGAGCTCGTCGCCGGCCGCGGCACCTACGAGGCGGGGCTCGCGGTCGGCCTGACGTCCACCGAGGCGGCCTACCTCGTGCTCGAGCCGACCGCCCGCGAGGCCCTCACCCCCGGTCTCGACCAGACCCGCACCGTCGGGCTGGTGACGCTCCCCGGCGCCTTCATCGGGGTCCTGCTCGGGGGAGGGACCCCGCTGGAGGCGGGGTCAGCACAGGTCCTGGTGCTGATCGGGCTGCTGGCCGGGCAGGCGCTGACCTGTGCGGTGCTCCTGCGACTCGTGGCCTCGGGTCGCGTCGTACGCCGGGACCTGGCGACGATGTTCCCGCGCTGA